The Bradyrhizobium sp. G127 genome segment CCTGATCGCACCCGATACGTCGGGCATGAATTTCTATCGCGCCGATCCAATCCTCGCCGACCTGCTGCGCGTCCATCTTCCCGCTGCGCTGTTTCAACATATCGAGCCGCATCTCGATCGGCTCGGTGCGCTGGCCGGCGGTCATCTCGATGATTGCGCGCGTCTTGCCGACAGGCACGGGCCGGTACTGCATCAGCGGGATCGTTTCGGCAACGACCGGCAATGGATCGAATATCATCCCGCGTATCGCGAGCTTGAACGCGCGGCCTATGGTGAATTCGGAATCCACGCGATGTCGCATCGCAAGGGCATTCTCGGCTGGGCCGATACCTATCCGGCGGTAGCCAAGCATGCCTTCACGTTTCTGTTTAATCAGGCGGAGTTCGGGCTTGGTTGTCCGATCAACGTCACCGATGGCGCAGCACGGCTGTTGTCGCGTTTCGGCGACGAGACATTGAAGGCAAAATATCTGGATGGCCTGACGCAGACCGACATGGCGAAGCTCACACAGGGCGGGCAGTTCATGACGGAAAAAGAGGGCGGTTCCGATGTCGGCAAGCTGACTACCAGAGCCGTCCAGGAAGGCCATCACTGGCGGCTGCATGGCGAGAAATGGTTCTGCTCCAATGCGGATGCGGAAGTCGTGATGTTGCTGGCGCGGCCGGAGGGTGCGGTCGGTGGCACGCAGGGTGTGGGGTTGTTCCTGATGCCGCGGCGGCTCGACGATGGATCGCCCAATCACTATCGCATCGTGCGTCTCAAGGACAAACTCGGTACCCGTTCCATGGCGTCGGGCGAGATCAAACTGGAAGGCGCGATCGCCTACGCCGTGGGGCGGCTCGATCGCGGCTTTGTGCAGATGGCCGAGATGGTGAACTGGTCGCGGCTGTCCAACGGCGTCAAATCGGCGGCGCTGATGCGCCGTGCGCATCACGATGCGAACACGGTGGCGAGCAACCGCGTGGTGTTCGGCCGTCGCATCGTTGATATGCCGCTGGCGCGGCGGCAACTGATGAAGATCATGCTGGCGACCGAACAGGCGGTGTCGATGAGTTTCGTCACAGCGGACGCGCTGGATCGCGCCGAGGCCGGGAGTCAGGACGCGGCGGCGCTGCTGCGCGTGTTGACACCGACGCTGAAATATCGCGCAACGCGGGATGCGCGCAAGGTCTGCGGCGACGCGCTCGAGATGCGCGGCGGCATCGGTTATGTCGAGGAGTTTGCCACACCGAGACTGCTGCGCGACGCGCATCTCGGGTCGATCTGGGAAGGCACCGGCAACATCGTCGCGCTCGACACGTTGAAGCGCGCAGTCGGTCGCCACGGCGCGGAGGCCGCGCTGGGCGCCGACCTGCATGCACGGATCGATGATGTCGCGGGTGTTCCGCAACGCTGGCGCGATCGTCTTCACGGCCTGACCGACAAGGCCATCGGCTTTGCGCGCGATGTTGCGGCCAAATCCGAGAATGAGGCCGAGGCCCGCCGTGCCACCAGCGCGCTGTATCACGTCGCCAGCGCCGTCACCTTTGCGTGGGAAGGCAGCCGCATCCATGCCATGCGCGGTGATGCTCGCCGGCTGTTGTTGTCGCGACTTGTGGTCGATCATCGCCTCACGGCGCAAGATCCGTTTGCCGTTCTGTCGGACGGGCGTGGCGATGCGATTGCTGACCGGCTGCTGGGCGACCGGCCACTGACAATGACCGAAGCCGGGGATCTGCTGGCTTCTGCGTAAACCGCAGCTTTTTGGGCTGGATAGGCGCCATGCGCGGTACATGCCTTGTGGCGCGAAGGTTTGCTGTTATGGATTTTTAACGGGGCGGCGCGCTCTCACACAAGAGCATAGCCGCCCGGGGGAGCGAATGTCCGAACTCGGAGTTGCCGAAATTCCTGTGGTGCAGGCGGACCAGAAGCCGCCGCAGCCGCCGGCCAAAGATCCGATCAGGAATCCGCTGCTCGATGGTCCCATCCTGTCGACGCTGCTGAAACTGGCGGCGCCCAATGTCGTCGCGCTGACCGCAGGCACCTGCGTCGCCATTGCAGAGACATCGTATATCGGCCGCCTCGGCGTGGAGCCGCTGGCGGCGATGGCGCTGGTGTTTCCGCTTGTGATCCTGATGATGACCATGTCCGGTGGCGCGATGGGCGGGGGTGTCGCCTCGGCGATTGCGCGCGCATTGGGCGCCAACGACACTGCGCGCGCATCCACCTTGGCGCTCCACGCGCTGATGATCGGCCTGTGCTTCGGGCTGGTGTTCATGACCCTGATGCTGGTGTTCGGACCGTTCCTGCTGGCGACCCTCGGCGGACAGGGCCGCGTGCTGAGCGAGGCCATCGGCTATTCGCAGATATTCTTTGCCGGCGCGGTCATCCCCTGGATCATGAACACACTGGCAGCGCTGATCCGCGGCACCGGCAACATGCGGCTGCCATCGGCGATCATTCTCAATTCCGCGCTGTTTCAGGTTTTGCTCGGAGGCGTTCTCGGCCTGGGCTTCGGGCCGGTGCCGCAATTCGGCATGCGCGGCGTCGCTGCCGGCACGCTGATCGCGTTCTCGATCGGCGTCATCATCATGGGGTGGTATCTGCTGTCCGGCCGCAGCCGCGTGAAACTGAAGTTCAAAGGCTTCCGGTTTCAGCGCGCCATGTTCTACGACATCCTGAAGGTCGGGGCGGTGGCCTGCTTCTCGCCGCTACAAGTCGTCCTGACGGTGACGATCTTCACGCACTTGCTGGCGAATTTCGGCACCGAAGTGCTGGCGGGTTACGGTATTGGCGCGCGGCTCGAGTTCATGTTGACGTCGCTGGCGTTCGCCGTCGGTATTGCGTCGGTGCCGATGATCGGCATGGCGATCGGCGCCGGACGTATTGCGCGGGCGCGACGCATCGCATGGACTGCGGGAGGCGTCTCGTTCGCGATGGTCGGCGTATTCGGCGGCTTCTTCGCGGTCTTTCCGGATATCTGGGTCAATCTTTTTACCGACAACGCCGCTGTCCGCGCCGCGAGCCGGCAGTATCTTTCGACCGCCGCGCCCTTCTTTGCGTTTGTCGGCCTTTCGATCTCGCTCTACTTCTCCTCGCAGGGCGCCGCGAAAGTGCTGGGGCCTGTACTGGCGCAGACGGCGAGGCTGGCCTTCGTCGTGGTGGGCGGCTGGTGGCTGATGGCGCAAGGCGCCACCGGTACGCATTTCTTCTGGCTGGCGGCGGCCTCGATGATCTTGCTCGGCGGTCTTGCCGCCGCGGCGGTGCGCTTCACCAACTGGGGGCCGCGAGGCATACCAGCCGCTGCAGCGTGAGCGGGGCGGTCAAGCATGCGCCGTGACCGGGCGAGCCAGTGTGGCGCGGGCGAATTTTTTTGCGTTGGCCGGCTTTCCGAACAGATAGCCCTGCACAAGATCAAATCCCATTTCATGGGTGGCGACGAGATCCGATCGGGTTTCCACACCCTTGGCGACGGTGCGAACGCCATAATGGTCTGCAAGTTCGAGAATGCTGCGGCAAACCGTCTGCTGTAGCCGGTTGTCGGCGCAGCCGGTGATGTATTCCCGGTCGATCTTGATCTCGGTGAATGGAAAACTCGACAGTTCTGCAAATGACGGCCAGTCGGTGCCGACATCGTCGATCGAGATGGCGATGTTGTGGAATCGCATGCGCTTGGCGACGTCGATAGCGAGATCGAGATTCTGGATGATGTCGCTGCTCTTGATCTCGACGATCAACCCTCCGAAAGCCGGATGATCCGGAATCTGCCGGCACAGCCCTCTGACGGATGCGGGGTCCTTGAGAAAGCCGATCGGCAGATTGATGGAGATGTCGACGGGGCCATACTGGCCGACGAAATAGTGCCAGTCCTCAAGCGCGCGGCTGATCACGAACTCCGACAGTCCCTTGAATTGCGGATCCTTTTCGTCGGGAATAAAAGATGCGGGAGGCACCACGCCCCATGCCGGATGGCGCAGGCGGATCAGCGCTTCCGCACCGCGCGGCGCGAGCGTATGTGCATCGATCTTCTGCTGATACCACAGCTCGAGCCAGTCAGCTTTGAGCGCTTCCGCCACATCGACAGGAGGACTCGGCGGCGCCTTCGCCGGAAGCAGCATGGCGACGCTGGCGCGCAGGCCGTCCGCGCTGAACGGGGTGGCAAGCGGCGGCAGCATCTGGATTCCAAATTCCTCTCCAAGTTGCCGCACCGCGTTCACGATAATCGAATCCCGCGGGCCGATCAGCAGAACCTTGCCGTGGAACTGCCGCCTGACGAGAGTTTTCAGAATATGTCCCGTTTCGGTGCCATCACGCGGCATTCCGAGCACGACAAGATCCGGCAATTGCAGATCGAGCAGCATCGGAAGCTCGCCGGCTGTCGCGCATTCGCAGGCGATGAAGCCGAGTTCTTCGAGAGCTTCGTTCAGGAACGTACGGATATGCCGCTTTTCGTCAACGATACAGACGCGTGGTGCGACCTTGCGCTGACCGAACGTCGCGATCGTATCCAATTCCGCCGGTTTCAAGTTCTGCATGAATCATCTCCGTTTCCCCAGAGGCGAAAGTCTTAGCGTCAGGGCACGGCCGCAAATGTGGAATTGTTGAACCGTCCACTTGTAAGGTTTGGTAAGGTTAAAGCCGCGAGAGTGATTCAAATTTGCTCAATAAATGCGAGCGATGTGTTGGCATCGCATTTTGTTCCAAGCGATTTTGCCGTCCTGAACGGGAGATCGGGCGCGGTTGTTCATTTCGTCGCTTGCTCAAAATGAAAGCAGCACGTTCGGCGAACTCAAACACCGCGCGTGCGCTTCACTTCGATAACAACTTCGGCGATTTGCGTGCTGATCTGTGGCGCGATTTCGTTTGTCGCGCGTCAGATGCAAACGGCTTCGACGTTGTTGCCGTCCGGATCGATCAGGAAGGCGGCATAATAAGTCGGACTGTAATCCTTGCGCGGTCCCGCGCCGCCATTGTCGCGGCCACCAGCCTTGAGGCCGGCTGCGTGAAATGCCTTGATGGCATCGTGATCGTTGGCGCGGAACGCAACATGTGCGCCGGCGCCTTCCGGCACTTTCGACAGATGCAGCCACAGCGCCGGTGCATCCTTCGGCCCCAATCCCGCGCCGGTGTCGTCGCGCGAACACAGCACATGGCCGAGGGGCGCAAGCGCCGCTGTATAGAATCGCACGCTGGCGTCGAGGTCTCTGACTTTCAGTCCGATATGATCGTACATGATGATCTCCTTGAGAGTATGGAGATCATCCTAGTGAGGCTGCCGACAACTGTTCTTGGAGAATCTTGCGGTCGCCGCGCGCGGCATTGCGGAAGCCTCGCGGAGAGACGCCTGCCGCGCGATGAAATGTCCGCACGAAATTTGACAGGTCGCCGAATCCCACGTCCAAGGCAATCGAGGTGATCGATCGCGCATCGTCGGCAAGGAGCCGAGCGGCATGGCGCAACCGCGAGCGGACCAGATATTGGTGCGGCGTCACGCCCAGCACGCTGGAGAAAAGTCGCAGGAAATGAAACGAACTGACGCCAGCTGTCTTCGCGGTGATGTCGAGATCGATCTCGCTGTCGGCATGGGCATCGATCCACAGCGCGCTTTCGACGGCGCGGCGGCGGTCGCGCACGGTGACATCTTGTCTCTTCGTTGTTTTGTCCGATGTCGTTTCGATGAAGCGGTTCACGAACAGCATTGCGGCTTCGTCGATCCCGATGTCGCTATCGCCGCGCCCGGCGGCTTCCGCCAGTTCGCCGTAGACCATCAGTCCAGGCAGCGGCGGTGCACAGCCGATGCGCAGAGCATCCCTGCGCAGGCCCATGCCGTCGGCAAACGCGGGCGAAAGCTGGAACGACAGACATTCGTCGCCGCAGATATGGTGGTCATGGGAGCAGGTGTATTCGTCGCCGGCGTGGCCAACCATCACCGATCCGGCTACCAGCTCGTGAACGCGCCCACGGGTGTCGTAGCCGAAGCTGCCCTTGCGGACGTAAGACAGCGAATGACACGCGTGTTGCTCAAGGAACGGCTTGTCGTCCGGCCCCATCGAGCACCGGTATGCGATCACGGAGAGCGCTTCGCTCTTAAGCAACGGCTTGATCTGCATGATCGAAGTCTATCGCCGCCGCCGTTGCGGAGCAATCGACAGGCCGGGATCGAATAGCATCGGGGCGTCCTCAGATGCGTGGCTCGCGATCCGGGCTCGCTCGATGGCGAGCATCCGGAATTTGGTGGCGACGCCGCCATTTGCGGAAAAGCCACCGGTCTTGCCGTTCGCGGCCAGCACCCGGTGGCAGGGGATGACGATGGGGAACGGGTTTTCGCCCAGCGCCTTGCCGACCGCGCGGGACAGCAGCTTGTCGCCGAGCCGCGTGGCGATGTCGCCGTAGGTCAGCGTTTCGCCGGGCGCGATGGTGCGGGCAATGTCGTAGACGCTGCGGTTAAATGCTGGCACCTGCTCCATATCGACCGCGACGAACGTCAGATCCCTGGCCGCGCCGCGCAGCAGTTCGGCCATGGCGTCGCAGGCCTGCCGGACATGGTCCGGCATGGCGACTTCCCGTGCCCCGGGGGCCTTCTGCGCGAGACGCGACAGCGTCCGGGCTTCGGTGGCTTCGGGCAACTGCACGCCCAGCAGGCCGTGGTCGCCCCACGCGATGCCGCAACGCCCGATGTCGGTGTCGAACAATGCAAGACCGGCTGTCATTCTGCGCCCCAAGCTCTCACAACCTCATAAGCCGAACTTGGAGAATCTTGCTCTTTTCAACGTCGCCTGCCACCCGAATTCTGCGGTCGGAACCACCTTGCGGCTGCGCGCCGGGTATGGCTAAGGTCAGGTCTGCGCGGGCGTAGTTCAATGGTAGAACGGCAGCTTCCCAAGCTGCATACGAGGGTTC includes the following:
- a CDS encoding acyl-CoA dehydrogenase family protein, yielding MTAAAKPLGAPASALTSEFGLIAPDTSGMNFYRADPILADLLRVHLPAALFQHIEPHLDRLGALAGGHLDDCARLADRHGPVLHQRDRFGNDRQWIEYHPAYRELERAAYGEFGIHAMSHRKGILGWADTYPAVAKHAFTFLFNQAEFGLGCPINVTDGAARLLSRFGDETLKAKYLDGLTQTDMAKLTQGGQFMTEKEGGSDVGKLTTRAVQEGHHWRLHGEKWFCSNADAEVVMLLARPEGAVGGTQGVGLFLMPRRLDDGSPNHYRIVRLKDKLGTRSMASGEIKLEGAIAYAVGRLDRGFVQMAEMVNWSRLSNGVKSAALMRRAHHDANTVASNRVVFGRRIVDMPLARRQLMKIMLATEQAVSMSFVTADALDRAEAGSQDAAALLRVLTPTLKYRATRDARKVCGDALEMRGGIGYVEEFATPRLLRDAHLGSIWEGTGNIVALDTLKRAVGRHGAEAALGADLHARIDDVAGVPQRWRDRLHGLTDKAIGFARDVAAKSENEAEARRATSALYHVASAVTFAWEGSRIHAMRGDARRLLLSRLVVDHRLTAQDPFAVLSDGRGDAIADRLLGDRPLTMTEAGDLLASA
- a CDS encoding EAL domain-containing response regulator, whose protein sequence is MQNLKPAELDTIATFGQRKVAPRVCIVDEKRHIRTFLNEALEELGFIACECATAGELPMLLDLQLPDLVVLGMPRDGTETGHILKTLVRRQFHGKVLLIGPRDSIIVNAVRQLGEEFGIQMLPPLATPFSADGLRASVAMLLPAKAPPSPPVDVAEALKADWLELWYQQKIDAHTLAPRGAEALIRLRHPAWGVVPPASFIPDEKDPQFKGLSEFVISRALEDWHYFVGQYGPVDISINLPIGFLKDPASVRGLCRQIPDHPAFGGLIVEIKSSDIIQNLDLAIDVAKRMRFHNIAISIDDVGTDWPSFAELSSFPFTEIKIDREYITGCADNRLQQTVCRSILELADHYGVRTVAKGVETRSDLVATHEMGFDLVQGYLFGKPANAKKFARATLARPVTAHA
- a CDS encoding AraC family transcriptional regulator, with amino-acid sequence MQIKPLLKSEALSVIAYRCSMGPDDKPFLEQHACHSLSYVRKGSFGYDTRGRVHELVAGSVMVGHAGDEYTCSHDHHICGDECLSFQLSPAFADGMGLRRDALRIGCAPPLPGLMVYGELAEAAGRGDSDIGIDEAAMLFVNRFIETTSDKTTKRQDVTVRDRRRAVESALWIDAHADSEIDLDITAKTAGVSSFHFLRLFSSVLGVTPHQYLVRSRLRHAARLLADDARSITSIALDVGFGDLSNFVRTFHRAAGVSPRGFRNAARGDRKILQEQLSAASLG
- a CDS encoding VOC family protein; this translates as MYDHIGLKVRDLDASVRFYTAALAPLGHVLCSRDDTGAGLGPKDAPALWLHLSKVPEGAGAHVAFRANDHDAIKAFHAAGLKAGGRDNGGAGPRKDYSPTYYAAFLIDPDGNNVEAVCI
- a CDS encoding methylated-DNA--[protein]-cysteine S-methyltransferase; translation: MTAGLALFDTDIGRCGIAWGDHGLLGVQLPEATEARTLSRLAQKAPGAREVAMPDHVRQACDAMAELLRGAARDLTFVAVDMEQVPAFNRSVYDIARTIAPGETLTYGDIATRLGDKLLSRAVGKALGENPFPIVIPCHRVLAANGKTGGFSANGGVATKFRMLAIERARIASHASEDAPMLFDPGLSIAPQRRRR
- a CDS encoding MATE family efflux transporter gives rise to the protein MSELGVAEIPVVQADQKPPQPPAKDPIRNPLLDGPILSTLLKLAAPNVVALTAGTCVAIAETSYIGRLGVEPLAAMALVFPLVILMMTMSGGAMGGGVASAIARALGANDTARASTLALHALMIGLCFGLVFMTLMLVFGPFLLATLGGQGRVLSEAIGYSQIFFAGAVIPWIMNTLAALIRGTGNMRLPSAIILNSALFQVLLGGVLGLGFGPVPQFGMRGVAAGTLIAFSIGVIIMGWYLLSGRSRVKLKFKGFRFQRAMFYDILKVGAVACFSPLQVVLTVTIFTHLLANFGTEVLAGYGIGARLEFMLTSLAFAVGIASVPMIGMAIGAGRIARARRIAWTAGGVSFAMVGVFGGFFAVFPDIWVNLFTDNAAVRAASRQYLSTAAPFFAFVGLSISLYFSSQGAAKVLGPVLAQTARLAFVVVGGWWLMAQGATGTHFFWLAAASMILLGGLAAAAVRFTNWGPRGIPAAAA